Proteins encoded in a region of the Solanum dulcamara chromosome 9, daSolDulc1.2, whole genome shotgun sequence genome:
- the LOC129903616 gene encoding uncharacterized protein LOC129903616, with product MTSPKIQKEIVSACKIETVKVILDELNGDYFALLVDESFDVSRKEQMAIVFRYIDRKGFVMERLIDIVHVQDTSAPSLKEAIVNLLVQHSLSPSSVRGQCYDGARNMQGEINGLKMLIRQESRSAHFIHCFAHQLQLTLVGVSKKCVEVGKLVVLVSNILNVLGSSFKRMDELRDSQKEIIKEALDMGELTTGRGLNQQLGLSRACDTRWGSHYKSFNNFIIIFGSILDVLESLALDARNLDERAKAMGHLEACRTYEVAFMLHLMRDVLGITNELNKCLQKKEQDIANAMLLVEVAKRRLQVLRDDEWDSLIAKVSTFCIQHDVLIPNFDESYISSLRSRRKLANYTISHHYRVEVFCNIIDWQLQELNNRFDEVTTDLLHGIACLNPINSFSSFDIKKVMRMAELYPDDFDESNMNALMNQLASYIVDVRDVDKRFSDINGLCDLSKRLVQTKKHFTYPLVFRLVKLALLLPVATASVERAFSAMKFIKNDLRSQMSDDFFSGCLVPYLEKDVFDSISNDAIIKTFQDMKPRRIQL from the coding sequence ATGACTTCTCCAAAGATTCAAAAAGAAATTGTGAGTGCATGTAAAATAGAGACCGTTAAAGTTATTCTTGATGAATTAAATGGTGATTACTTTGCCTTGCTCGTTGATGAATCCTTTGATGTGTCACGCAAGGAGCAAATGGCTATTGTATTTCGATATATTGATAGAAAGGGATTTGTGATGGAGCGACTTATTGACATTGTTCATGTTCAAGATACTAGTGCTCCATCTCTAAAGGAGGCAATTGTTAATTTACTTGTTCAACATTCTTTGAGTCCATCAAGTGTGCGTGGACAATGTTATGATGGGGCAAGAAATATGCAAGGTGAGATCAATGgccttaaaatgttgattagGCAAGAAAGTAGATCGGCTCATTTCATCCATTGTTTTGCTCATCAACTTCAACTAACTCTTGTTGGGGTCTCTAAAAAGTGTGTTGAAGTGGGAAAACTTGTAGTATTGgtctcaaatattttaaatgtattgGGATCATCTTTTAAACGTATGGATGAATTACGTGattctcaaaaagaaataattaaagagGCATTAGATATGGGTGAACTTACAACCGGTAGGGGCTTGAATCAACAACTTGGTCTTTCAAGAGCTTGTGACACTCGTTGGGGATCTCATTATAAatcctttaataattttattattatatttggcTCTATTCTTGATGTTCTTGAATCACTTGCTCTTGATGCACGAAATTTGGATGAAAGAGCTAAGGCAATGGGACATCTCGAAGCTTGTCGAACATATGAGGTTGCTTTCATGTTGCATTTGATGAGAGATGTTTTAGGAATTACAAATGAGCTTAATAAATGCTTACAAAAAAAGGAGCAAGATATTGCAAATGCCATGCTACTTGTTGAAGTAGCAAAGAGAAGGTTGCAAGTTTTAAGGGATGATGAATGGGACTCTCTTATTGCTAAGGTATCTACATTTTGTATCCAACATGATGTTTTGATACCTAACTTTGATGAGTCATATATTAGCTCTTTAAGATCACGACGAAAGCTTGCTAACTATACAATCTCACATCATTATCGTGTTGAAGTGTTTTGCAATATTATTGATTggcaacttcaagaacttaataATCGTTTTGATGAGGTGACTACCGATTTGCTCCATGGAATTGCTTGCTTGAATCcaattaactcattttcaagttttgatatcAAAAAAGTAATGAGAATGGCGGAATTATATCCAGATGACTTTGATGAATCTAATATGAATGCTCTTATGAATCAACTTGCAAGTTATATTGTTGATGTTCGTGATGTTGATAAAAGGTTCTCCGATATAAATGGGCTTTGTGATCTTTCCAAAAGATTAGTTCAGACAAAGAAACATTTTACTTATCCTTTGGTATTCCGTTTAGTGAAACTTGCTCTACTTCTACCAGTTGCCACTGCCTCCGTTGAAAGAGCTTTTTCGGCAATGAAGTTTATTAAGAATGACTTGCGGAGCCAAATGAGTGATGATTTTTTTAGTGGTTGTTTGGTGCCTTATTTAGAAAAAGATGTATTTGATAGTATTTCTAATGATGCTATTATTAAGACATTTCAAGATATGAAACCTCGTAGAATACAATTGTAA
- the LOC129903617 gene encoding uncharacterized protein LOC129903617, producing MVFSKVCHLPVELEHQAYWAINKLNLDLVLARRKQLDQLHELEEFRLHAYENAKLYKEKTKQWHDKHIVTQNFKPGQKVVLFNSRLKLFPGKLRSKWSGPFEVVHMTLHGAVELWNTMKKSIFLVNGQRVKHYFGEDVDGDEKAIEQEDE from the coding sequence ATGGTATTCAGTAAAGTGTGTCACCTACCAGTGGAATTAGAACATCAAGCCTACTGGGCAATCAATAAGCTTAATCTTGACTTAGTGTTAGCAAGACGAAAGCAATTAGATCAATTACATGAGTTAGAAGAGTTTAGGCTACATGCCTACGAAAATGCTAAGCtatataaagaaaaaacaaagcAGTGGCATGATAAGCATATTGTCACTCAAAATTTTAAACCAGGGCAAAAGGTAGTCCTATTTAACTCTAGACTCAAGCTCTTTCCAGGAAAGTTGCGGTCTAAGTGGAGTGGACCTTTTGAAGTGGTGCATATGACACTGCATGGAGCTGTGGAATTATGGAATACAATGAAGAAGTCTATATTTTTGGTAAATGGACAAAGAGTTAAACACTACTTTGGTGAGGATGTTGACGGTGATGAGAAAGCCATAGAACAAGAAGATGAGTGA
- the LOC129903618 gene encoding uncharacterized protein LOC129903618 — translation MAARTVRDVVVPLTANVTSSIQKSPAGGRSRILNKVKLPTKQKDSKSFTVQVTIGSCVNARGLCDLGARINLIPTSMFKKLVFGNLKPTTILLQLEDHSIVKPYGIIEDVLVQVGSLIFPMDFVILEFKPYPEVSFILG, via the exons ATGGCAGCAAGGACAGTGAGAGATGTAGTAGTCCCACTCACAGCAAATGTCACATCCAGTATTCAGAAATCACCGGCAGGAGGACG TTCAAGAATTCTGAATAAAGTTAAGCTCCCAACAAAGCAGAAAGATTCTAAGAGTTTCACGGTACAGGTTACTATTGGCAGTTGTGTGAATGCAAGAGGATTATGTGATTTAGGGGCAAGAATCAATTTGATACCTACCTCTATGTTTAAGAAATTGGTTTTTGGAAATTTGAAGCCTACCACCATTCTGTTGCAACTGGAAGACCACTCAATAGTCAAACCATATGGGATCATTGAGGATGTATTAGTCCAGGTGGGTTCACTCATTTTCCCTATGGACTTTGTCATCCTAGAATTTAAGCCATATCCAGAGGTTTCTTTCATATTGGGATGA